From the Sphingomonas mesophila genome, one window contains:
- a CDS encoding tetratricopeptide repeat protein, with product MALTVAALVLGSASPAQEPRYSAALLEYLDPTKRLASLCGGEDRAGSMRSRLMVAAAAVQAAERPRIGLIDGLGGAHLPITTSNPLAQRYFDQGLGFAYGFNHAAAIASFREGQKADPKCAMCYWGEALAHGPNINAPMDPATIARAVALASYAHWLARDGSAEEQALTGAMLKRYTLDPKADRAALDAAYADAMLGVAAAHPGNDHVAVLAAEAAMNTRPWDYWTADKQPQPRLGEAVRLVEAVMARSPKHAQAAHLYIHLMENGPDPKRAEAAADTLVPLAPAAGHMVHMPAHIYYRLGRWRDSIRVNVNAARADERWIRMSGDRGMVRYGYYPHNVHFIVTSAQMAGDMGTALRESRRLAAILDPATSAKIAWVEAVNAAPFFTAAQFASPAQILAMPAPDARLAYPTAMRFYARAVAQALRHDRAGFERELGALRRMRTGHDFSGMTAQGVPAGELLLLAETVARGRWAFAAGDYAGAERLYREAAAVEARIPYMEPPYWYYPVSQSLGAALLKQGKNRAAAEAFTAALAQTPNNGWALYGLAAAERMQGRRAEAAAASAALKRNWAGDPRWLRVDRL from the coding sequence ATGGCTTTGACCGTTGCCGCCCTCGTGCTGGGCAGCGCGAGCCCGGCTCAGGAACCACGCTACAGCGCCGCGCTGCTGGAGTATCTCGACCCGACCAAACGGCTGGCGAGCTTGTGCGGGGGCGAGGACCGGGCCGGGTCGATGCGGTCCAGGCTGATGGTCGCGGCGGCGGCGGTGCAGGCGGCGGAGCGGCCGCGGATCGGGCTGATCGACGGGCTCGGCGGAGCGCATCTGCCGATCACGACGTCGAATCCGCTGGCGCAGCGCTATTTCGACCAGGGGCTGGGGTTCGCCTACGGCTTCAACCACGCCGCGGCGATCGCCTCGTTCCGCGAGGGGCAGAAGGCCGATCCCAAGTGCGCGATGTGCTATTGGGGCGAGGCGCTGGCGCACGGCCCCAACATCAACGCGCCGATGGACCCGGCGACGATTGCACGGGCGGTCGCGCTCGCGTCCTACGCGCACTGGCTGGCGCGCGATGGATCGGCCGAGGAGCAGGCGCTGACCGGGGCGATGCTGAAGCGCTATACGCTCGACCCCAAGGCCGACCGCGCGGCGCTCGACGCGGCCTATGCCGACGCGATGCTGGGGGTCGCCGCGGCGCACCCGGGCAACGACCATGTCGCGGTGCTGGCGGCCGAAGCGGCGATGAATACGCGGCCGTGGGATTATTGGACCGCCGACAAGCAGCCGCAGCCCCGGCTTGGCGAGGCGGTTCGGCTGGTCGAGGCGGTGATGGCGCGCAGCCCGAAACACGCGCAGGCCGCGCACCTTTACATTCACCTGATGGAGAACGGGCCCGACCCCAAGCGCGCCGAGGCGGCAGCCGATACGCTGGTGCCGCTGGCGCCGGCCGCCGGCCACATGGTGCACATGCCGGCGCACATCTATTACCGGCTCGGGCGGTGGCGCGATTCGATCCGGGTCAACGTCAACGCCGCGCGCGCCGACGAGCGCTGGATCCGGATGAGCGGCGACCGGGGGATGGTCCGCTACGGATACTATCCGCACAACGTCCACTTCATCGTCACCTCGGCGCAGATGGCGGGGGACATGGGCACCGCGCTGCGCGAATCGCGGCGGCTGGCGGCAATCCTCGACCCGGCGACCTCGGCCAAGATCGCGTGGGTCGAGGCGGTCAACGCCGCGCCGTTCTTCACCGCCGCGCAATTCGCCAGCCCGGCGCAGATCCTGGCGATGCCGGCGCCCGATGCGCGACTCGCCTACCCGACCGCGATGCGGTTCTACGCGCGGGCGGTGGCGCAGGCGCTGCGGCACGACCGCGCCGGCTTCGAGCGCGAACTGGGTGCGCTGCGGCGGATGCGCACCGGCCACGATTTCTCCGGCATGACGGCGCAGGGCGTCCCGGCGGGAGAATTGCTGCTGCTCGCCGAGACGGTGGCGCGCGGGCGCTGGGCGTTCGCCGCGGGCGACTATGCCGGGGCGGAACGGTTGTATCGCGAAGCGGCGGCGGTGGAGGCGCGGATTCCGTACATGGAGCCGCCCTATTGGTATTATCCGGTCAGCCAGTCGCTTGGCGCGGCGCTGCTCAAGCAGGGCAAGAATCGCGCGGCGGCGGAGGCGTTCACCGCGGCGCTGGCGCAGACCCCGAACAACGGCTGGGCGCTGTACGGGCTGGCGGCGGCGGAGCGGATGCAGGGGCGGCGGGCCGAGGCGGCGGCGGCGAGCGCGGCGCTGAAGCGCAACTGGGCGGGCGATCCGCGGTGGCTGCGGGTGGATCGTCTCTGA
- a CDS encoding ABC transporter ATP-binding protein, producing MTEAAIAIDRLSKTYAGGKRALDEVSFDVPQGQIFGLLGPNGAGKSTLINILAGLVTKSGGSARVWGFDIDKNPRNAKRSIGIVPQELLFDPFFTPREALEIQAGLYGVPKGERITDRLLAEVHLSDKAGAYARTLSGGMKRRLLVAKAMVHSPPILVLDEPTAGVDIELRQLLWEFVKRLNDDGVTVVLTTHYLEEAEQLCDRIAIINHGRLIANEPTRELIAKAQDKVVAVEFDRAITSLPDASCFDRVEQTGERTVEIQYRKDRVNAGEVLTALAREGYDIVEISTKDPDLEDVFLALTRASA from the coding sequence ATGACCGAAGCCGCCATCGCCATCGACCGGTTGAGCAAGACCTATGCCGGCGGCAAGCGGGCGCTCGACGAGGTCAGCTTCGACGTTCCGCAGGGGCAGATCTTCGGACTGCTGGGGCCCAATGGCGCGGGCAAGTCGACGCTGATCAACATTCTCGCCGGGCTGGTCACCAAGAGCGGCGGGAGCGCGCGGGTGTGGGGGTTCGACATCGACAAGAATCCGCGCAACGCCAAGCGCTCGATCGGCATCGTTCCGCAGGAATTGCTGTTCGACCCGTTCTTCACCCCGCGCGAGGCGCTCGAGATCCAGGCCGGGCTGTACGGCGTGCCGAAGGGCGAGCGGATCACTGACCGGCTGCTCGCGGAAGTGCATCTGAGCGACAAGGCGGGCGCCTATGCGCGGACGTTGTCGGGGGGGATGAAGCGGCGGCTGCTGGTCGCCAAGGCGATGGTCCACAGCCCACCGATCCTGGTGCTCGACGAGCCGACGGCGGGGGTCGACATCGAGCTGAGGCAATTGCTGTGGGAGTTCGTCAAGCGGCTGAACGACGACGGCGTGACGGTGGTGCTGACCACGCATTATCTCGAGGAAGCCGAGCAATTGTGCGACCGCATCGCGATCATCAACCACGGCCGGTTGATCGCCAACGAGCCGACGCGCGAGCTGATCGCCAAGGCGCAGGACAAGGTCGTGGCGGTGGAGTTCGACCGCGCCATCACCAGCCTGCCCGACGCAAGCTGCTTCGATCGGGTCGAGCAGACCGGCGAGCGGACGGTCGAGATCCAGTACCGCAAGGACCGGGTCAACGCCGGCGAGGTGCTGACCGCGCTGGCGCGCGAAGGTTATGACATCGTCGAAATCTCGACCAAGGACCCGGACCTCGAGGACGTGTTCCTGGCGCTGACCCGGGCGAGCGCGTGA
- a CDS encoding DUF2975 domain-containing protein, with protein MVRSALPIAWIALRLLILLNILYGVAIALLIAMTIIDTDWAMRGLGVADRPDAPRVLMWMRLAAILGLAAVPLNHAVLARLLAMVETVRSGSPFVRANAYRLHAIAWALAGLQLLSMAIAGAARMASSPEHPFRLDAGFSAAGWLAVLMAFVLARVFAEGTLMREDLDGTI; from the coding sequence ATGGTCCGTTCCGCCCTGCCGATCGCCTGGATCGCGCTTCGACTGCTGATCCTGCTCAACATTCTCTACGGCGTCGCGATCGCGCTGCTGATCGCGATGACCATCATCGATACCGATTGGGCAATGCGCGGCCTCGGCGTCGCCGACCGTCCCGACGCCCCGCGCGTGCTGATGTGGATGCGCCTGGCCGCCATCCTCGGCCTCGCCGCGGTGCCGCTCAACCATGCCGTCCTCGCCCGCCTCCTGGCGATGGTCGAAACGGTCCGCTCGGGCAGTCCCTTCGTCCGCGCCAATGCCTATCGGCTGCACGCCATCGCCTGGGCGCTCGCCGGGCTGCAATTGCTCAGCATGGCGATCGCCGGCGCCGCGCGCATGGCGTCCAGCCCCGAGCATCCGTTCCGCCTCGACGCCGGCTTCTCCGCCGCGGGCTGGCTCGCGGTGCTGATGGCGTTCGTCCTCGCCCGGGTGTTCGCCGAAGGCACGCTGATGCGTGAAGACCTCGACGGGACGATCTGA
- a CDS encoding DUF4402 domain-containing protein, with protein MDIRILGAALAAATLCCAPAAAADGNPASETGEGKVIVLSPLSFITIEDLDFGSVIVPASGNGLVTVDALTGAATYSNIDYVGGLTNAPQRGRFIGSGSANQVVYVTTVLPTKLEKTPGGPSVPVNLKLDRGTNSLGAHVYVVDPLWLTYEIGVGGTLTVPTGTEPGIYSATFDVTATYQ; from the coding sequence GTGGACATTCGCATTCTCGGCGCGGCCCTTGCCGCCGCCACTTTGTGCTGCGCGCCGGCCGCCGCGGCCGACGGCAATCCAGCCAGCGAGACCGGCGAGGGCAAGGTCATCGTATTGAGCCCGCTCTCGTTCATCACCATCGAGGACCTCGACTTCGGCTCGGTCATCGTCCCCGCCTCGGGTAACGGCCTGGTCACCGTCGACGCGCTCACCGGCGCCGCCACCTACAGCAACATCGATTATGTCGGCGGCCTCACCAACGCGCCGCAGCGCGGCCGCTTCATCGGTTCGGGCAGCGCCAACCAGGTGGTCTATGTCACCACCGTCCTCCCGACCAAGCTCGAGAAGACCCCCGGCGGCCCGTCCGTCCCGGTCAATCTCAAGCTCGACCGCGGCACCAATTCCCTGGGCGCCCACGTCTATGTCGTCGATCCGCTGTGGCTGACCTACGAGATCGGGGTCGGCGGAACGCTTACCGTCCCGACCGGCACCGAGCCCGGCATCTACAGCGCCACCTTCGACGTCACCGCCACCTATCAGTGA
- the nadB gene encoding L-aspartate oxidase, producing the protein MSAPLPTPGPSREREGSFDVLIVGSGAAGLTAALNLAGERRVAVLAKGALGGGATEWAQGGIAAVLEEGDSFDAHVADTIEAGAGLNDRAVVEHVVAGAPAAIARLAELGVPFNIDDDGAGWHLTREGGHSHRRIVHVADATGWAIAHALEKAAAAHPNITLLTDRVAIDLATGRHSADFSTSGAVHGLYAFNRQTGSVETLTARATILATGGAGRAYLYSTAPRGATGDGIAMAWRAGCRISNMEFMQFHPTCLYNLTVKNFLITEAVRGEGGLLKHPETGHRFMPDYDARAELAPRDIVARAIDSEIKRDGLDFVHLDISHREPEFVRAHFPTIYDKLLALGIDITRQPIPVVPAQHYTCGGVLVDLDGRTDAPGLYAAGEVTQSGLHGANRLASNSLLECLVFGEAAARHIAAHWDELPQVPAIRAWDESRVTDSDEEVVIQQCWGEIRRFMWNFVGIVRTTKRLERAKHRIDLLRQEVGDYYRNFRVTPDLIELRNLVEVADLTVRSALSRHESRGLHYTLDYPEAAAEAVDTVLVP; encoded by the coding sequence GTGAGCGCGCCGCTGCCCACCCCCGGCCCCTCCCGCGAGCGGGAGGGGAGCTTCGACGTCCTGATCGTCGGGTCGGGGGCGGCGGGGCTGACCGCGGCGCTCAACCTGGCGGGCGAGCGGCGGGTGGCGGTGCTGGCCAAGGGCGCGCTCGGCGGCGGGGCAACCGAATGGGCGCAGGGCGGGATCGCCGCGGTGCTCGAGGAAGGCGACAGCTTCGACGCGCATGTCGCGGATACGATCGAGGCGGGCGCGGGCCTGAACGACCGGGCGGTGGTCGAGCATGTCGTCGCCGGAGCGCCGGCGGCGATCGCCCGGCTGGCCGAACTGGGCGTGCCGTTCAACATCGATGACGACGGCGCCGGCTGGCATTTGACGCGGGAAGGCGGGCACAGCCACCGGCGGATCGTCCATGTCGCCGACGCCACCGGCTGGGCGATCGCCCACGCGCTTGAGAAGGCGGCGGCGGCGCACCCCAACATCACTTTGCTGACCGACCGGGTGGCGATCGACCTCGCTACCGGCCGCCACAGCGCCGACTTCTCGACCTCCGGCGCGGTGCACGGGCTGTACGCGTTCAACCGCCAGACCGGCAGCGTCGAGACGCTGACCGCGCGGGCCACCATCCTCGCCACCGGCGGGGCCGGCCGCGCCTACCTCTATTCAACCGCTCCGCGCGGCGCGACCGGCGACGGGATCGCCATGGCGTGGCGCGCCGGATGCCGCATCTCGAACATGGAATTCATGCAATTCCACCCGACCTGCCTGTACAACCTCACGGTCAAGAACTTCCTGATCACCGAGGCGGTGCGCGGCGAGGGCGGTCTGCTCAAGCACCCCGAGACCGGCCACCGCTTCATGCCCGATTACGACGCGCGCGCCGAGCTCGCGCCGCGCGACATCGTGGCGCGGGCGATCGACAGCGAGATCAAGCGCGACGGGCTCGACTTCGTCCACCTCGACATATCGCACCGCGAGCCCGAGTTCGTCCGTGCGCACTTCCCGACGATCTACGACAAGTTGCTCGCGCTCGGCATCGACATCACCCGCCAGCCGATCCCGGTCGTGCCGGCGCAGCATTACACCTGCGGCGGCGTGCTGGTCGATCTCGACGGGCGGACCGATGCGCCCGGCCTGTACGCGGCGGGCGAGGTGACCCAGTCGGGCCTCCACGGCGCCAACCGGCTGGCGTCGAACTCGCTGCTCGAGTGCCTGGTGTTCGGCGAAGCGGCGGCGCGGCACATCGCCGCGCATTGGGACGAACTGCCGCAGGTGCCTGCGATCCGCGCGTGGGACGAGAGCCGAGTGACCGACAGCGACGAGGAGGTGGTGATCCAGCAATGCTGGGGCGAAATCCGCCGCTTCATGTGGAATTTCGTCGGCATCGTGCGCACCACCAAGCGGCTCGAGCGCGCCAAGCACCGAATCGACCTGCTGCGCCAGGAAGTCGGCGACTATTATCGCAACTTCCGGGTCACTCCCGACCTCATCGAACTGCGCAATCTGGTCGAGGTCGCCGACCTCACCGTGCGCAGCGCGCTGAGCCGCCACGAAAGCCGCGGGCTGCACTACACGCTCGATTATCCGGAGGCGGCGGCGGAGGCGGTCGACACGGTGCTGGTGCCGTGA
- a CDS encoding Crp/Fnr family transcriptional regulator, translated as MAASAPIACESCPVRDRAACSALSGDQRGELAALGRHRRLKRGETLFAAGEEVPACATLISGALKIASSDESGTERILSLVHPAGFVGELFAPVAHHDVVALTESEVCLFPARQYAEAIERFPALGRALLRRSAEDLYASRQLIDLMSRRTARQKVAGLLRAFADAASSSPCHPARRFDLPLSREEVAGLLGLTIETVSRQVTALERDGAIAREGSRGILLRDPVKLEAAAAA; from the coding sequence ATGGCCGCCAGCGCTCCGATTGCCTGCGAATCCTGCCCGGTGCGCGACCGTGCCGCCTGCTCGGCCTTGTCGGGCGACCAGCGCGGCGAGCTGGCGGCGCTCGGGCGGCATCGGCGGCTCAAGCGCGGCGAGACGCTGTTCGCGGCGGGCGAAGAGGTGCCGGCCTGCGCCACGCTGATCAGCGGCGCGCTGAAGATCGCCAGCAGCGACGAAAGCGGGACCGAGCGGATCCTGAGCCTGGTTCACCCGGCCGGCTTCGTCGGCGAATTGTTCGCGCCGGTCGCGCATCACGACGTGGTCGCGCTGACCGAAAGCGAGGTGTGCCTGTTCCCGGCGCGGCAATACGCGGAAGCGATCGAGCGCTTTCCGGCGCTTGGCCGGGCGTTGCTGCGCCGCTCCGCCGAGGACCTCTACGCGAGTCGCCAGCTGATCGATTTGATGAGCCGGCGGACGGCGCGGCAGAAGGTGGCGGGGCTGCTGCGCGCCTTCGCCGACGCCGCGAGCAGTTCGCCCTGTCACCCGGCGCGGCGGTTCGATTTGCCATTGTCGCGCGAGGAAGTGGCGGGGCTGCTCGGGCTGACCATCGAAACGGTCAGCCGGCAGGTCACCGCGCTCGAGCGCGACGGGGCGATCGCGCGCGAAGGGTCGCGCGGCATATTGCTGCGCGACCCGGTGAAGCTGGAGGCTGCGGCTGCGGCCTAG
- a CDS encoding helix-turn-helix domain-containing protein: MAIIVRLDEMLHQRRMSLTQLAEAIDITLANLSILKTGKARAMRFTTLEAICRVLECQPGDLLRFDSTMTGGDDDDD; the protein is encoded by the coding sequence ATGGCGATCATCGTCCGGCTCGACGAGATGCTCCACCAGCGGCGGATGAGCCTGACCCAGCTTGCCGAGGCGATCGACATCACCCTCGCCAATCTGTCGATCCTCAAGACCGGCAAGGCGCGCGCGATGCGCTTCACCACGCTCGAGGCGATCTGCCGGGTGCTCGAATGCCAGCCCGGCGACCTCCTCCGCTTCGATTCGACCATGACGGGAGGCGACGATGACGACGATTGA
- a CDS encoding zinc-finger domain-containing protein, which produces MLPPPETLRTKSLRVMCDGSGAVPAALGHPRVYLHIDDSGFVDCGYCDRRFILEGGPADLPEPPEAS; this is translated from the coding sequence ATGCTCCCGCCGCCCGAAACCCTTCGCACCAAGTCGCTGCGCGTAATGTGCGACGGCTCGGGCGCCGTCCCCGCCGCGCTCGGCCACCCGCGCGTCTATCTGCACATCGACGACAGCGGCTTCGTCGATTGCGGCTATTGCGACCGCCGCTTCATCCTCGAGGGCGGCCCGGCCGACCTCCCGGAACCGCCTGAAGCCTCATGA